In Janibacter alkaliphilus, the following proteins share a genomic window:
- a CDS encoding 16S rRNA (uracil(1498)-N(3))-methyltransferase, which translates to MTAPLFHVPTGTVDGLGAGDLVTVTGEEARHAAVVRRLRAGEAVIVADGDGGAVIGEVVVAAPDRLEVQVTGRRDEPEPRPRLVLVQALAKGGRDEDAAEASTELGVDEVVPWEAARSIVRWRGPKADKARQKWVNVVTAAAKQSRRARTPHVAEVVTTRQLVDRGSVPGTRVLVLHEDARPTLPEALGDLDDGVSELLLVVGPEGGIGEDETGPLQAAGATLVRLGPSVLRSSTAGPAALAVIGAAVRW; encoded by the coding sequence GTGACCGCCCCGCTCTTCCACGTCCCGACCGGGACGGTCGACGGCCTGGGCGCCGGGGATCTCGTGACCGTCACCGGCGAGGAGGCCCGGCATGCCGCCGTGGTGCGCCGGCTGCGGGCCGGCGAGGCGGTGATCGTCGCCGACGGCGACGGCGGCGCGGTCATCGGCGAGGTTGTCGTGGCGGCACCGGACCGGCTCGAGGTGCAGGTCACCGGGCGGCGGGACGAGCCCGAGCCGCGCCCACGGCTGGTCCTGGTCCAGGCGCTGGCGAAGGGGGGCCGCGACGAGGACGCCGCCGAGGCCTCGACCGAGCTCGGGGTCGACGAGGTGGTGCCCTGGGAGGCTGCCCGCTCCATCGTGCGGTGGCGGGGGCCGAAGGCGGACAAGGCCCGGCAGAAGTGGGTCAACGTCGTCACCGCCGCCGCCAAGCAGTCCCGCCGGGCGCGCACCCCGCACGTCGCCGAGGTGGTCACCACCCGCCAGCTGGTGGACCGGGGGAGCGTCCCCGGGACGCGGGTGCTCGTGCTGCACGAGGACGCGCGACCGACGCTCCCGGAGGCGCTGGGTGATCTGGACGACGGCGTGTCCGAGCTGCTGCTCGTCGTCGGCCCCGAAGGGGGGATCGGCGAGGACGAGACCGGCCCGCTGCAGGCTGCCGGCGCCACGCTGGTGCGCCTTGGCCCGTCGGTGCTGCGCTCATCGACCGCCGGCCCCGCCGCCCTGGCCGTCATCGGTGCCGCCGTGCGCTGGTGA
- the dnaJ gene encoding molecular chaperone DnaJ produces the protein MNDYYEDLGVSRDASKDDIKRAYRKLARTLHPDVNPGPEAEEKFKRVSQAYDVLSDDGKRQQYDMGADPYGGAHDGFGAGFTFSDIMEQFFGAAAGGAGSRGPRSRQSRGQDGLVGLELDLATAVFGGQEELTIDTAATCGTCHGDGAQPGTSPRTCDICGGVGQVQQVQRSFLGQVMTTRPCAACQGYGQVIPNPCHECSGQGRVRQRRTMTVKVPAGVDSGTRIHLAGEGEVGPGGGPAGDLYVELRVRPHETFTRNGDDLHASVQLPMTAAALGTQMSFGTLDGDQEISIKRGTQPGDTIVLEGLGVTRLRAGGRGDLVIHADVRTPTRLDEQQEQMLRDLAAVRDEEQPNGALDDVDNGIMGRLRHAFKAR, from the coding sequence GTGAACGACTACTACGAGGACCTCGGCGTCAGCCGCGACGCGAGCAAGGACGACATCAAGCGTGCCTACCGCAAGCTCGCCCGCACCCTGCACCCGGACGTCAACCCCGGCCCGGAGGCCGAGGAGAAGTTCAAGCGGGTCAGCCAGGCCTACGACGTCCTCTCCGACGACGGCAAGCGCCAGCAGTACGACATGGGCGCCGACCCCTACGGCGGCGCGCACGACGGCTTCGGCGCCGGCTTCACCTTCAGCGACATCATGGAGCAGTTCTTCGGGGCGGCCGCCGGCGGTGCCGGCAGCCGTGGCCCCCGCTCGCGGCAGTCCCGCGGGCAGGACGGGCTGGTCGGCCTCGAGCTCGACCTGGCCACCGCCGTCTTCGGCGGGCAGGAGGAGCTGACCATCGACACCGCCGCGACCTGCGGCACCTGCCACGGCGACGGGGCCCAGCCGGGCACCTCGCCGCGCACCTGCGACATCTGCGGCGGCGTCGGCCAGGTGCAGCAGGTGCAGCGCTCCTTCCTCGGCCAGGTGATGACCACCCGTCCGTGCGCCGCGTGCCAGGGCTACGGCCAGGTCATCCCGAACCCGTGCCACGAGTGCTCCGGCCAGGGCCGGGTGCGCCAGCGCCGCACGATGACCGTGAAGGTCCCCGCGGGCGTGGACAGCGGCACCCGGATCCACCTCGCCGGCGAGGGCGAGGTCGGCCCCGGCGGCGGCCCGGCCGGCGACCTCTACGTCGAGCTGCGGGTGCGCCCGCACGAGACCTTCACCCGCAACGGCGACGACCTGCACGCCTCGGTGCAGCTGCCGATGACCGCCGCGGCGCTGGGCACGCAGATGAGCTTCGGCACCCTCGACGGCGACCAGGAGATCTCCATCAAGCGGGGCACCCAGCCGGGCGACACCATCGTGCTGGAAGGGCTGGGCGTGACCCGGCTGCGCGCCGGCGGGCGCGGCGACCTCGTCATCCACGCCGACGTGCGCACCCCCACCCGCCTCGACGAGCAGCAGGAGCAGATGCTGCGCGACCTGGCCGCCGTCCGCGACGAGGAGCAGCCGAACGGCGCCCTCGACGACGTCGACAACGGGATCATGGGCCGGCTGCGGCACGCCTTCAAGGCGCGCTGA
- the hrcA gene encoding heat-inducible transcriptional repressor HrcA yields the protein MSTDERRMAVLSAIVEDYVSTSEPVGSKALLERHQLNVSAATVRNDMAALEDEGLIAAPHTSAGRIPTDAGYRLFVDRLQAIRPMSKGERSAITRYLEGADDLDEVLERTVRLLATLTRQVAVVQYPSLTRSTVRHIELVPMSPDRLMAVVITGAGQVEQRVVPTATDYTTGTGAEALARARARINAATTDRRLADALSALSTLHAEDADTEDSLTAGILAALEDALAEERQAKVTLAGTANLARAQGDFPLTLGPVLDALEQHVVLLQLLSVEAGQDEGVAVRIGTENPVSGLQSTSLITSGYAAGDEHVGNVGIVGPTRMDYPAAMAQVRAVATYLSRIMGH from the coding sequence ATGAGCACCGACGAGCGACGCATGGCCGTCCTCAGCGCGATCGTCGAGGACTACGTCTCGACGTCCGAGCCGGTCGGCAGCAAGGCGCTGCTGGAGCGCCACCAGCTCAACGTCTCCGCGGCCACGGTGCGCAACGACATGGCCGCCCTGGAGGACGAGGGGCTCATCGCCGCGCCGCACACCTCGGCCGGGCGCATCCCCACCGACGCCGGCTACCGCCTCTTCGTCGACCGGCTGCAGGCCATCCGGCCGATGTCGAAGGGGGAGCGCAGCGCCATCACCCGCTACCTCGAGGGCGCCGACGACCTCGACGAGGTCCTCGAGCGCACCGTGCGGCTGCTGGCCACGCTGACCCGCCAGGTCGCGGTCGTCCAGTACCCCTCGCTGACCCGCAGCACGGTCCGGCACATCGAGCTCGTGCCGATGTCGCCCGACCGGCTCATGGCGGTGGTCATCACCGGCGCCGGGCAGGTCGAGCAGCGGGTGGTGCCCACCGCCACCGACTACACCACCGGCACCGGCGCCGAGGCCCTCGCCCGCGCCCGGGCCAGGATCAACGCGGCCACCACCGACCGGCGGCTGGCCGACGCGCTCAGCGCGCTGTCCACCCTGCACGCCGAGGACGCCGACACCGAGGACAGCCTCACCGCCGGCATCCTGGCCGCGCTGGAGGACGCCCTCGCCGAGGAGCGCCAGGCCAAGGTCACCCTCGCCGGCACGGCCAACCTCGCCCGGGCCCAGGGCGACTTCCCGCTCACCCTCGGGCCGGTGCTGGACGCCCTGGAGCAGCACGTCGTGCTGCTGCAGCTGCTCAGCGTCGAGGCCGGCCAGGACGAGGGCGTGGCCGTGCGGATCGGCACCGAGAACCCGGTCAGCGGGCTGCAGAGCACCTCGCTGATCACCTCCGGCTACGCGGCCGGCGACGAGCACGTCGGCAACGTCGGCATCGTCGGCCCCACCCGGATGGACTACCCCGCGGCGATGGCCCAGGTGCGGGCCGTGGCCACCTACCTCTCCCGGATCATGGGGCACTGA
- a CDS encoding DUF3097 family protein has product MSDRYGSDVLSGDWKRQGRLGRPAATPTEAETGLVVEDVETGWVGAVVAVEKAGGVHVVHLEDRRGKVKAFPLGAGFLLDGAPVALTAPKGAARAALAAQQQASARTASGSVAVRDAQARVARGSRIFVEGRHDAELVEKVWGHDLRVEGVVVEMLDGVDDLAGAIRDFAPGPRRRMGVLVDHLVPGSKESRIVAEASRVAPEHVLVLGHPFVDVWQSVRPERLGMSAWPQIPRSVEWKRGICAHLGWAHADQADIARAWKQILGTVRSYADLEPALLGRVEELIDFVTAPGSD; this is encoded by the coding sequence GTGAGCGACCGCTACGGATCCGACGTGCTCTCCGGCGACTGGAAGCGCCAGGGGCGCCTGGGCCGACCCGCGGCGACCCCGACCGAGGCCGAGACCGGCCTGGTCGTCGAGGACGTCGAGACCGGCTGGGTGGGCGCGGTGGTCGCCGTGGAGAAGGCGGGCGGGGTGCACGTGGTGCACCTCGAGGACCGCCGGGGCAAGGTCAAGGCCTTCCCGCTGGGCGCCGGCTTCCTCCTCGACGGGGCGCCGGTGGCCCTCACCGCGCCGAAGGGGGCGGCCCGGGCCGCCCTCGCCGCGCAGCAGCAGGCCTCGGCCCGCACCGCCAGCGGCTCGGTCGCCGTCCGTGACGCCCAGGCCCGGGTGGCCCGGGGCTCGCGGATCTTCGTCGAGGGGCGGCACGACGCCGAGCTCGTGGAGAAGGTGTGGGGGCACGACCTGCGGGTCGAAGGGGTGGTCGTCGAGATGCTCGACGGCGTCGACGACCTGGCCGGGGCCATCCGCGACTTCGCGCCCGGGCCGCGGCGGCGGATGGGAGTCCTGGTCGACCACCTCGTGCCCGGCAGCAAGGAGTCGCGGATCGTCGCCGAGGCCTCCCGGGTGGCCCCGGAGCACGTGCTGGTGCTCGGGCACCCCTTCGTCGACGTGTGGCAGTCGGTGCGCCCGGAGCGCCTCGGGATGTCGGCCTGGCCGCAGATCCCGCGCTCGGTGGAGTGGAAGCGCGGGATCTGCGCGCACCTCGGCTGGGCGCACGCGGACCAGGCGGACATCGCCCGGGCGTGGAAGCAGATCCTCGGGACCGTCCGCAGCTACGCCGACCTGGAGCCGGCGCTGCTCGGGCGGGTCGAGGAGCTCATCGACTTCGTCACCGCCCCCGGCTCCGACTGA
- the fabG gene encoding 3-oxoacyl-ACP reductase FabG, which produces MSVQRTAIVSGAARGIGAAVARRFAADGHRVGVLDLDESACQVVVDEITAAGGSALAVGADVSDAEQVDAAVARVAQELGAPTILVNNAGIIRDNLLFKMSVEDWDAVMGVHLRGAFNLCKAVQAYQTVEKYGRIVNLSSTSALGNRGQVNYSAAKAGMQGLTKTLAIELGRFGVTANAIAPGFIQTEMTAATAERVGVGFEDFIAYAAKEIPVQRVGQPEDIAATASFLCSEEAGFVSGQVIYVAGGPKD; this is translated from the coding sequence ATGTCTGTTCAGCGCACGGCGATCGTGTCTGGAGCTGCTCGGGGGATCGGGGCGGCGGTGGCGCGTCGGTTCGCGGCGGATGGGCATCGGGTGGGGGTGCTGGATCTGGATGAGTCGGCGTGCCAGGTGGTGGTGGATGAGATCACGGCTGCTGGTGGGTCGGCGCTGGCGGTGGGTGCGGATGTCTCGGATGCGGAGCAGGTGGATGCCGCGGTGGCTCGGGTGGCCCAGGAGCTGGGGGCGCCGACGATCCTGGTGAACAATGCGGGGATCATCCGGGACAACTTGTTGTTCAAGATGAGTGTGGAGGACTGGGATGCGGTGATGGGGGTGCATCTGCGGGGGGCGTTCAACCTGTGCAAGGCGGTGCAGGCGTATCAGACGGTGGAGAAGTATGGGCGGATCGTGAATCTGTCGAGCACGTCGGCGTTGGGGAATCGTGGTCAGGTGAACTACTCGGCGGCGAAGGCGGGGATGCAGGGGTTGACGAAGACGTTGGCGATCGAGCTGGGTCGGTTCGGGGTGACGGCGAACGCGATCGCGCCGGGGTTCATCCAGACGGAGATGACGGCGGCGACGGCGGAGCGTGTGGGGGTGGGGTTCGAGGACTTCATCGCGTATGCGGCCAAGGAGATCCCGGTGCAGCGGGTGGGGCAGCCGGAGGACATCGCGGCGACGGCGTCGTTCTTGTGCAGCGAGGAGGCGGGGTTCGTGTCGGGTCAGGTCATCTACGTGGCCGGCGGACCCAAGGACTGA
- a CDS encoding trimeric intracellular cation channel family protein produces MDEPVAVVGDVLRTLDLVGVLANGLLGGVVARRFGMDPVGIAVLAVISALGGGAIRDVLLDQRPAAVDDPLYLTVALGAAAVAFLVPMDGRRWRQVFPWVDAAALGTWAVAGTEKSLIAGVSPLPAILLGVLTAVGGGAVRDVILGQVPTIFRRSELYATCAFVAGVALVLLREGGAGVWAAPVAAAVGMWLCLLARHKGWVLPTEPRLPRTWAVGAGNRAGATSAKGVNRRNRSRGSTARPARRRWRRPD; encoded by the coding sequence ATGGACGAGCCGGTGGCCGTCGTCGGCGACGTGCTGCGCACCCTCGACCTCGTCGGGGTCCTCGCCAACGGGCTGCTCGGCGGGGTGGTGGCCCGCCGCTTCGGGATGGACCCGGTCGGCATCGCCGTGCTGGCGGTGATCTCCGCCCTCGGTGGTGGCGCCATCCGCGACGTGCTGCTCGACCAGCGCCCGGCCGCGGTGGACGACCCGCTCTACCTCACCGTGGCGCTCGGCGCCGCGGCCGTGGCCTTCCTCGTGCCGATGGACGGCCGCCGGTGGCGCCAGGTCTTCCCCTGGGTCGACGCGGCCGCGCTGGGCACCTGGGCGGTCGCCGGCACCGAGAAGTCGCTCATCGCCGGGGTCTCACCGCTGCCGGCGATCCTCCTCGGCGTGCTGACCGCGGTCGGCGGCGGCGCCGTGCGGGACGTCATCCTCGGGCAGGTGCCGACGATCTTCCGCCGCTCCGAGCTCTACGCCACCTGCGCCTTCGTCGCGGGGGTGGCGCTGGTGCTGCTGCGCGAGGGCGGCGCCGGGGTCTGGGCGGCGCCGGTCGCCGCGGCGGTCGGCATGTGGCTCTGCCTGCTGGCCCGGCACAAGGGCTGGGTGCTGCCCACCGAGCCCCGGCTGCCCCGGACGTGGGCGGTCGGCGCCGGCAACCGGGCCGGCGCGACGAGCGCGAAGGGGGTCAACCGCCGGAACCGATCGCGAGGCTCCACCGCCCGGCCGGCCCGGCGTCGGTGGCGACGCCCGGACTGA
- the hemW gene encoding radical SAM family heme chaperone HemW produces MWPAYGGCHHGAVPSLPDGDPAPHDGALPPSSADQVGRSPLGIYLHVPFCTTRCGYCDFNTYTAAELGSADGPPGAGRATWATGALRELDLATEVLGPRAPAVSTVFVGGGTPTLLDPADLVAAVEGIRARFGLAEDAEVTTEANPDSVTPESLATLAAGGFTRISLGMQSAVPGVLATLERTHDPANVARAVAAARQAGLAVSLDLIYGTPGESLADWRTSLESALALEPDHVSAYGLTVEEGTKMHAQVRRGELPLPTGDDEADKYELADELLTAAGYGWYEISNWARTPADRCRHNLAYWRGDDWWGVGPGAHSHVAGTRWWNVKHPAAWAARLAEQRSPAAARELLTGEQSHDERVLLGVRLVDGLPVTELSAEARSRVAGLISDDLVEGRAAIGGRVVLTRRGRLLADTVVHQLLVGEG; encoded by the coding sequence ATGTGGCCAGCCTACGGTGGGTGCCATCATGGCGCGGTGCCCTCCCTGCCCGACGGTGACCCCGCGCCGCACGACGGCGCCCTGCCCCCGTCGTCGGCGGACCAGGTGGGGCGCTCGCCGTTGGGGATCTACCTGCACGTCCCCTTCTGCACCACCCGGTGCGGCTACTGCGACTTCAACACCTACACCGCCGCCGAGCTCGGCTCGGCGGACGGTCCGCCGGGGGCCGGGCGGGCGACCTGGGCCACCGGGGCGCTGCGCGAGCTGGACCTGGCCACCGAGGTCCTCGGTCCGCGCGCCCCGGCGGTGAGCACCGTCTTCGTCGGCGGCGGCACCCCGACCCTGCTCGACCCCGCAGACCTCGTGGCGGCGGTCGAGGGCATCCGCGCCCGCTTCGGCCTCGCCGAGGACGCCGAGGTGACCACCGAGGCGAACCCGGACTCGGTCACCCCCGAGTCGCTCGCCACCCTGGCCGCGGGCGGCTTCACCCGGATCAGCCTCGGCATGCAGTCGGCGGTACCGGGGGTGCTCGCCACGTTGGAGCGCACCCACGACCCGGCGAACGTCGCTCGAGCCGTCGCCGCCGCGCGGCAGGCCGGGCTCGCGGTGAGCCTCGACCTCATCTACGGCACGCCGGGGGAGAGCCTGGCCGACTGGCGCACCTCCCTGGAGAGCGCCCTGGCCCTCGAGCCGGACCACGTCTCGGCCTACGGGCTGACCGTCGAGGAGGGCACGAAGATGCACGCCCAGGTCCGGCGGGGCGAGCTGCCGCTGCCGACCGGCGACGACGAGGCCGACAAGTACGAGCTCGCCGACGAGCTGCTCACCGCCGCGGGCTACGGCTGGTACGAGATCAGCAACTGGGCACGCACCCCGGCCGACCGCTGCCGGCACAACCTCGCCTACTGGCGCGGGGACGACTGGTGGGGCGTCGGACCCGGCGCGCACAGCCACGTCGCCGGCACCCGCTGGTGGAACGTCAAGCATCCCGCCGCCTGGGCGGCCCGCCTGGCCGAGCAGCGCTCGCCGGCCGCGGCCCGCGAGCTGCTCACCGGCGAGCAGAGCCACGACGAGCGGGTGCTGCTCGGGGTCCGCCTCGTCGACGGCCTCCCGGTCACCGAGCTGAGCGCCGAGGCACGCAGCCGGGTCGCCGGCTTGATCAGCGACGACCTCGTAGAGGGACGCGCGGCGATCGGCGGCCGGGTGGTGCTCACCCGACGGGGGCGGCTGCTGGCCGACACCGTCGTCCACCAGCTGCTCGTGGGGGAGGGCTGA
- a CDS encoding tyrosine-protein phosphatase codes for MPRWIELDGVVNMRDVGGLPTRDGRETLPGRLIRSDNLQDLSTRDVRRLVDELGVSDIVDLRTHGELEATGDGPLRATPARHHHFSFFDDHGVSLQDLLVRTREAQAAQGDGRVVKDAAYWSAHYRGYLERRPDTASAALRTVAEADGATIVHCAAGKDRTGTVVALALDVAGVPHEEIVADYLLTDERIVRIIERLATAEVYGHLDPGSVQEQRPAAEAMTGLLASVDELGGSRELLRSQGWSHEQVDALASRLVG; via the coding sequence ATGCCCCGGTGGATCGAGCTCGACGGTGTCGTGAACATGCGTGATGTCGGCGGGCTGCCGACCCGGGACGGCCGGGAGACCCTGCCAGGGCGGCTGATCCGCAGCGACAACCTGCAGGACCTCAGCACGCGCGACGTGCGCCGGCTGGTGGACGAGCTCGGGGTCAGCGACATCGTCGACCTGCGCACCCACGGCGAGCTCGAGGCCACCGGTGACGGGCCGCTGCGGGCGACGCCGGCGCGGCACCACCACTTCAGCTTCTTCGACGACCACGGGGTCTCGCTGCAGGACCTGCTGGTGCGCACCCGGGAGGCGCAGGCGGCCCAGGGTGACGGCCGGGTGGTCAAGGACGCCGCCTACTGGAGCGCGCACTACCGCGGCTACCTGGAGCGTCGCCCGGACACCGCATCCGCCGCGCTGCGGACGGTCGCCGAGGCGGACGGCGCGACGATCGTGCACTGCGCCGCGGGCAAGGACCGCACCGGGACCGTCGTCGCGCTGGCGCTGGACGTGGCCGGGGTGCCGCACGAGGAGATCGTCGCGGACTACCTGCTCACCGACGAGCGGATCGTGCGGATCATCGAGCGGCTCGCCACCGCCGAGGTGTACGGCCACCTGGACCCGGGCTCGGTGCAGGAGCAGCGCCCGGCGGCCGAGGCGATGACCGGGCTGCTGGCGTCGGTGGACGAGCTCGGCGGCTCCCGGGAGCTGCTGCGCAGCCAGGGATGGAGCCACGAGCAGGTCGACGCGCTGGCCAGCCGGCTCGTCGGCTGA
- a CDS encoding hotdog fold domain-containing protein has product MPQPTFDLYRRALRLPQGKRLFSLAYALKAPYFRTVMPQVREVRANHAELSIRNWWGVHNHIGTLHAIAVCNGLEAAMGLLAEATCPDDQRWLPRGLQVRYLTKSTTDLLCVAETDPEQWAGEAPYDVDIRVKAVRTDGEVAVEGIIPVYVSAKKPR; this is encoded by the coding sequence ATGCCGCAACCCACCTTCGACCTCTACCGCCGCGCGCTGCGCCTGCCGCAGGGCAAGCGGCTCTTCTCGCTGGCCTACGCGCTCAAGGCGCCCTACTTCCGCACGGTGATGCCGCAGGTGCGCGAGGTGCGGGCCAACCACGCCGAGCTGAGCATCCGCAACTGGTGGGGCGTGCACAACCACATCGGCACCCTGCACGCCATCGCCGTGTGCAACGGGCTGGAGGCGGCCATGGGGCTGCTCGCCGAGGCGACCTGCCCGGACGACCAGCGGTGGCTGCCGCGCGGTCTGCAGGTGCGCTACCTGACGAAGTCGACGACCGACCTGCTGTGCGTGGCCGAGACCGACCCGGAGCAGTGGGCCGGTGAGGCCCCCTACGACGTGGACATCCGGGTGAAGGCGGTCCGCACCGACGGCGAGGTCGCCGTCGAGGGGATCATCCCGGTCTACGTCAGCGCCAAGAAGCCCCGCTGA
- a CDS encoding VIT1/CCC1 transporter family protein yields the protein MSSVEPHPRSSQNWLSALRAGVLGANDGIVSVAAVVVGVAAATSDRGEIVTAGGAALLGGAVSMALGEYVSVSSQRDSERAMIHQEQVELATEPAAELDELTAIYEAKGLAPGTARQVAHELSAQDPLGAHLDAELGIDADDLVSPWRAGAASALAFLAGGILPVLAVLLPETVRIPVTAAVVLVALAATGAVGARLGRSPVARPTVRVVMGGALALAATYALGTVLGTSGVVG from the coding sequence ATGTCCTCCGTCGAGCCGCACCCGCGGAGCTCGCAGAACTGGTTGAGCGCCCTGCGCGCCGGGGTGCTGGGCGCCAACGACGGCATCGTCTCGGTGGCCGCGGTCGTCGTCGGGGTCGCAGCGGCCACCAGCGACCGTGGGGAGATCGTCACCGCCGGTGGTGCCGCGCTCCTCGGCGGCGCGGTGTCGATGGCCCTCGGTGAGTACGTCTCGGTCAGCAGCCAGCGGGACTCCGAGCGGGCGATGATCCACCAGGAGCAGGTCGAGCTGGCCACCGAGCCGGCCGCCGAGCTGGACGAGCTGACCGCGATCTACGAGGCCAAGGGCCTCGCACCCGGGACCGCGCGGCAGGTCGCCCACGAGCTGAGCGCGCAGGACCCGCTGGGGGCCCACCTGGACGCCGAGCTGGGCATCGATGCCGACGACCTGGTCAGCCCCTGGCGCGCCGGGGCGGCCTCGGCGCTGGCCTTCCTCGCCGGCGGCATCCTGCCGGTGCTCGCGGTGCTGCTGCCGGAGACCGTCCGGATCCCGGTCACGGCGGCGGTCGTGCTCGTCGCGCTGGCGGCCACCGGGGCGGTCGGCGCGCGGCTGGGCCGCAGCCCGGTCGCCCGTCCCACCGTGCGGGTGGTGATGGGTGGCGCGCTGGCGCTGGCCGCGACGTACGCCCTGGGCACCGTGCTGGGCACGAGCGGGGTCGTCGGCTGA
- a CDS encoding NUDIX hydrolase, translated as MTRPAPHPDQRPRTHRRAIRVAVLDTDGRILLMQDSDPLLEPPRRWWITPGGGVEVGESDPQTAVRELAEETGLRVSEADLVGPLVSLQVVHGFTDRIVDQAEVFYLVRVAPFVVDVSGHTADERETIHGVRWWTRAEIAAEAPEIWPGDLLAIIDLADRPERWRQGPVDLGTREESSVPV; from the coding sequence ATGACCCGCCCCGCCCCCCACCCGGACCAGCGTCCCCGCACCCACCGTCGCGCGATCCGGGTCGCCGTGCTCGACACCGACGGGCGGATCCTGCTGATGCAGGACTCCGACCCGCTGCTGGAGCCGCCCCGCCGCTGGTGGATCACCCCCGGCGGCGGCGTCGAGGTCGGCGAGAGCGACCCGCAGACCGCGGTCCGTGAGCTGGCCGAGGAGACCGGGCTGCGGGTGAGCGAGGCCGACCTGGTCGGTCCGCTGGTGAGCCTGCAGGTGGTGCACGGCTTCACCGACCGGATCGTCGACCAGGCAGAGGTCTTCTACCTGGTGCGGGTCGCCCCCTTCGTCGTCGACGTCTCCGGGCACACCGCGGACGAGCGGGAGACGATCCACGGGGTGCGCTGGTGGACCCGGGCCGAGATCGCCGCCGAGGCGCCGGAGATCTGGCCGGGCGACCTGCTGGCGATCATCGACCTCGCCGACCGCCCCGAGCGCTGGCGTCAAGGCCCGGTCGACCTCGGCACCCGCGAGGAGTCGTCGGTGCCGGTCTGA